The following are from one region of the Halobacteriovorax vibrionivorans genome:
- a CDS encoding peroxiredoxin, which produces MKRFIQIPLLTLIMFFSAQAKDVELGQKVPDFTVKNHKGKDFTMASRKGKWTVLYFYPKAGTPGCTKQACAFRDSIKSIRKLGAEVYGISVDSVKDQAEFHEEHALTFDLLSDESGEVTKKFGAKMAVFNMSKRWTFIIDPNLKIVALDRDVDPMLDADKVSKNLAKLQSQSGK; this is translated from the coding sequence ATGAAAAGATTTATTCAGATACCTTTACTAACCTTAATTATGTTCTTTAGCGCTCAGGCCAAGGATGTTGAGCTAGGTCAAAAAGTTCCTGACTTCACAGTTAAAAATCATAAAGGGAAAGACTTTACTATGGCCTCACGTAAAGGCAAGTGGACAGTTCTTTACTTTTATCCAAAAGCTGGAACACCTGGATGTACTAAACAGGCTTGTGCCTTTCGCGATAGTATTAAATCTATTCGAAAGCTAGGAGCCGAAGTCTACGGTATAAGCGTTGATTCGGTAAAGGATCAAGCAGAGTTTCATGAAGAGCATGCCCTTACTTTTGATTTACTTTCTGATGAAAGTGGGGAAGTAACGAAGAAGTTTGGTGCAAAGATGGCCGTCTTTAATATGTCAAAAAGATGGACCTTTATTATTGATCCTAATTTAAAAATTGTGGCACTTGATCGCGATGTCGATCCGATGCTAGATGCTGACAAGGTGAGTAAAAACCTTGCAAAATTACAAAGCCAAAGCGGAAAATAA
- a CDS encoding methylated-DNA--[protein]-cysteine S-methyltransferase, protein MIGSFTERQIEYHSKFGTIYICANPNGISYMGWEDQELDPPHLDDDQRIIKYLHDAEGEIEEYLAGSRKKFTLPITLTRGTSFQKKVWSELLNIPYGKTTTYSDIAQKVGSPDAVQAVGSANGKNPLCILIPCHRVINKSGELSGYAGGAQVKEALLNLEGAFV, encoded by the coding sequence ATGATAGGAAGCTTCACTGAAAGACAAATAGAATATCACTCGAAATTTGGAACAATCTATATTTGTGCTAATCCAAATGGAATTTCCTATATGGGCTGGGAAGACCAAGAACTCGACCCTCCACATCTAGATGATGATCAGCGAATTATCAAATATCTCCACGATGCAGAAGGCGAAATTGAAGAGTATCTTGCAGGTAGCCGCAAGAAATTCACGCTGCCAATAACTCTAACAAGAGGAACTTCTTTTCAAAAGAAAGTCTGGTCCGAGCTTCTAAATATTCCCTATGGTAAGACTACGACCTATTCAGATATTGCCCAAAAAGTCGGCTCACCTGATGCCGTCCAAGCTGTAGGAAGTGCTAACGGAAAAAATCCGCTATGCATCCTGATTCCTTGTCACCGCGTCATAAATAAGTCCGGTGAACTTTCAGGCTATGCTGGAGGAGCTCAAGTGAAAGAGGCCCTCCTCAATCTCGAGGGAGCTTTTGTATAG